From a single Rhodococcus qingshengii JCM 15477 genomic region:
- a CDS encoding isopenicillin N synthase family dioxygenase, with amino-acid sequence MTYDMTELNRETRMGGLGTETTDREVRRIDLSDFENRRSEIAEELWSAATDIGFFQIVNHGIDLDQVREAFAAAERFFALPTEVKAQYPLKKGFNSGWESMTQVRPSIGTPDQKESYQVTRPHMGDLWPTADELGGFRETILDFEAKCWGIAMDLLSCFAEKLGFERDFFTRAHDPSVDTYQSTLRLLHYFPLAADADVEGMWRAGAHTDFDCLTLLFQRDGQGGLQLCPGKEMDTQEWTSVVPAEEAITCNIGDMLMRWSDDVLPSNFHRVKSPGVTDYRGARYSLAFFAQANRDVTIEGPAGKYPPITAEDYIDQRVRANFAR; translated from the coding sequence ATGACTTACGACATGACAGAACTCAACCGCGAGACCCGCATGGGTGGCCTGGGCACGGAGACCACCGACCGCGAGGTCCGAAGAATCGATCTCTCGGATTTCGAGAACCGGCGCAGCGAGATCGCCGAGGAGTTGTGGTCGGCAGCGACCGACATCGGATTCTTCCAAATCGTCAATCACGGGATCGATCTGGACCAGGTCCGCGAGGCCTTCGCGGCGGCCGAGCGATTCTTTGCACTGCCCACCGAGGTCAAAGCGCAGTATCCGCTCAAGAAGGGTTTCAACTCCGGCTGGGAGAGCATGACGCAGGTGCGTCCGTCCATCGGAACACCTGATCAGAAAGAGTCCTATCAGGTGACCCGCCCGCATATGGGTGATCTGTGGCCCACTGCAGACGAATTGGGCGGATTCCGCGAAACGATCCTGGACTTCGAAGCCAAGTGCTGGGGCATTGCGATGGACCTGTTGTCGTGCTTCGCCGAGAAGCTGGGATTCGAACGAGACTTCTTCACCAGGGCACATGACCCGTCGGTGGACACCTACCAGAGCACGCTGCGACTACTCCACTACTTCCCCCTTGCCGCCGACGCAGATGTCGAAGGGATGTGGCGTGCCGGAGCACACACCGATTTCGATTGCCTGACATTGCTTTTCCAGCGTGACGGTCAGGGCGGCTTGCAACTGTGCCCGGGCAAGGAGATGGACACCCAGGAATGGACGTCGGTGGTGCCGGCTGAGGAAGCAATCACCTGCAACATCGGCGACATGCTGATGAGATGGAGTGATGACGTCCTGCCGTCGAATTTTCATCGAGTCAAGAGTCCCGGAGTCACCGACTATCGGGGAGCCCGCTACAGCCTCGCGTTCTTCGCTCAGGCGAACCGCGACGTGACCATCGAGGGGCCGGCGGGCAAGTACCCGCCGATCACTGCCGAGGACTACATCGACCAGCGAGTACGCGCGAACTTCGCGCGTTGA